A region from the Phycodurus eques isolate BA_2022a chromosome 12, UOR_Pequ_1.1, whole genome shotgun sequence genome encodes:
- the casp10 gene encoding caspase-8 isoform X3 yields the protein MVTHNDFHVVVFSFRYYSILCLYFCYFYLSVAAVCTGKVMDFQRLLLRAANDLRNDDVRALVFLCTELLRPSRSDSVDTASDLFSILADQNHLTPERPHLLTELLLIIQQNSLIRDLKLQMPLTARLIPPFRKLLYDLSVDITNEDLKGMKFLLREKIPRRKLEQSQSTLEVFLEMEHLDLLSDTNLNLLEEIITSVCPVLKEKIIKFKEDHVNCSFPVPDEMQPLRSKSSSFEQNQVSQSSEPRIRSLSELPSSVEGRAYREIVSVGGVLDDDENLSRGLRAMTTEESSRVDTILTREDGHSSFDTEDPTNTSDEDVKTYSMNGVKRGICLIINNIDFKEVETKLKQREGTIIDEARLKKVFEWLGFEVNIERNCNKEKIISSIQELSTRDHSQMDCLVCCVLSHGAHESVYGVDGRTVQLTELMQPLNGLHCPSLNGKPKLFFIQACQGSAKQTPVYFQSDGPTDTNLSYDAAPVKRSIPADADFLLAVASIPLYVSCRNKKFGTWFIQSLCKNLTTMVPSVCSRHFPFLLHDVFFAKGTPGDCILGKAPHSCSIIDKRQKVQ from the exons GTCATGGATTTCCAGAGGCTGCTTCTCAGGGCAGCAAATGACCTGAGGAATGACGATGTCAGAGCTTTGGTGTTCCTTTGTACCGAACTGCTGCGACCTTCACGCTCAGACTCGGTGGACACGGCCAGTGACCTCTTCTCCATCCTGGCCGACCAGAACCACCTCACACCTGAACGACCTCACCTGCTCACCGAGCTTCTCCTCATCATCCAACAAAACAGTCTCATCCGGGACTTGAAGCTCCAAATGCCTCTGACCGCCCGCCTCATCCCTCCTTTCAG GAAGCTGCTGTACGACCTTTCGGTGGATATTACCAATGAAGACTTGAAAGGGATGAAGTTCTTGCTCCGTGAAAAGATTCCACGGAGGAAACTGGAACAAAGT CAGTCAACACTGGAGGTCTTCCTGGAAATGGAGCACTTGGACCTTCTCAGCGACACCAACCTGAACTTACTGGAAGAGATCATTACGTCTGTGTGCCCAGTGTTGAAAGAAAAGATCATCAAGTTTAAGGAAGATCATG TGAATTGCAGCTTCCCTGTACCTGACGAAATGCAGCCACTGCGATCCAAATCATCTTCCTTTGAACAGAACCAA GTCAGCCAGTCCTCGGAGCCTCGGATTCGGAGCCTGTCAG AACTGCCATCGTCTGTCGAGGGAAGAGCGTATCGAG AGATTGTGAGTGTGGGGGGTGTTTTAGATGACGATGAGAACCTGTCACGTGGACTGAGAGCAATGACCACTGAAGAAAGTAGCCGTGTCGACACAATAT TGACAAGAGAAGATGGGCATTCCTCTTTTGACACAGAAGATCCAACAAACACAAGTGATGAG GATGTGAAAACCTATTCCATGAATGGAGTCAAACGTGGAATCTGCCTAATAATTAACAACATTGACTTCAAGGAAGTGGAAACGAAACTCAAGCAGAGAGAGGGGACCATTATTGATGAAG CTCGTCTGAAGAAGGTGTTTGAATGGCTTGGCTTCGAGGTTAACATCGAGCGTAACTGCAACAAGGAAAAGATTATCTCATCAATACAGGAGCTCAGCACCAGAGATCACAGTCAGATGGACTGCCTGGTGTGCTGCGTGCTCAGCCACGGGGCGCATGAAAGCGTGTACGGCGTGGATGGCCGCACTGTCCAGCTCACTGAGCTCATGCAACCGCTCAATGGGTTGCATTGCCCTTCTTTAAACGGAAAACCCAAACTATTTTTCATCCAGGCCTGCCAGGGCTCCGCCAAGCAAACCCCCGTTTACTTTCAGAGTGACGGCCCAACAGACACCAACTTGTCCTACGATGCCGCACCAGTGAAAAGGTCCATCCCAGCTGACGCGGACTTCCTGCTGGCTGTGGCCTCCATCCCATTGTATGTTTCTTGCAGAAACAAGAAGTTCGGCACTTGGTTTATTCAGTCTTTGTGCAAAAACCTGACCACAATGGTCCCCAG TGTCTGCTCGCGTCATTTTCCATTTCTCCTCCACGATGTATTCTTCGCCAAGGGGACGCCAGGCGACTGCATTTTGGGCAAAGCTCCTCACAGTTGTAGCATCATAGACAAACGGCAAAAAGTCCAATAG
- the casp10 gene encoding caspase-8 isoform X5 has protein sequence MDFQRLLLRAANDLRNDDVRALVFLCTELLRPSRSDSVDTASDLFSILADQNHLTPERPHLLTELLLIIQQNSLIRDLKLQMPLTARLIPPFRKLLYDLSVDITNEDLKGMKFLLREKIPRRKLEQSQSTLEVFLEMEHLDLLSDTNLNLLEEIITSVCPVLKEKIIKFKEDHVNCSFPVPDEMQPLRSKSSSFEQNQVSQSSEPRIRSLSELPSSVEGRAYREIVSVGGVLDDDENLSRGLRAMTTEESSRVDTILTREDGHSSFDTEDPTNTSDEDVKTYSMNGVKRGICLIINNIDFKEVETKLKQREGTIIDEARLKKVFEWLGFEVNIERNCNKEKIISSIQELSTRDHSQMDCLVCCVLSHGAHESVYGVDGRTVQLTELMQPLNGLHCPSLNGKPKLFFIQACQGSAKQTPVYFQSDGPTDTNLSYDAAPVKRSIPADADFLLAVASIPLYVSCRNKKFGTWFIQSLCKNLTTMVPRNYDLMDIMTKVNNDVSQQTAWLESRFLKQMPRCDSRLRKKVVFPVPIEHPERL, from the exons ATGGATTTCCAGAGGCTGCTTCTCAGGGCAGCAAATGACCTGAGGAATGACGATGTCAGAGCTTTGGTGTTCCTTTGTACCGAACTGCTGCGACCTTCACGCTCAGACTCGGTGGACACGGCCAGTGACCTCTTCTCCATCCTGGCCGACCAGAACCACCTCACACCTGAACGACCTCACCTGCTCACCGAGCTTCTCCTCATCATCCAACAAAACAGTCTCATCCGGGACTTGAAGCTCCAAATGCCTCTGACCGCCCGCCTCATCCCTCCTTTCAG GAAGCTGCTGTACGACCTTTCGGTGGATATTACCAATGAAGACTTGAAAGGGATGAAGTTCTTGCTCCGTGAAAAGATTCCACGGAGGAAACTGGAACAAAGT CAGTCAACACTGGAGGTCTTCCTGGAAATGGAGCACTTGGACCTTCTCAGCGACACCAACCTGAACTTACTGGAAGAGATCATTACGTCTGTGTGCCCAGTGTTGAAAGAAAAGATCATCAAGTTTAAGGAAGATCATG TGAATTGCAGCTTCCCTGTACCTGACGAAATGCAGCCACTGCGATCCAAATCATCTTCCTTTGAACAGAACCAA GTCAGCCAGTCCTCGGAGCCTCGGATTCGGAGCCTGTCAG AACTGCCATCGTCTGTCGAGGGAAGAGCGTATCGAG AGATTGTGAGTGTGGGGGGTGTTTTAGATGACGATGAGAACCTGTCACGTGGACTGAGAGCAATGACCACTGAAGAAAGTAGCCGTGTCGACACAATAT TGACAAGAGAAGATGGGCATTCCTCTTTTGACACAGAAGATCCAACAAACACAAGTGATGAG GATGTGAAAACCTATTCCATGAATGGAGTCAAACGTGGAATCTGCCTAATAATTAACAACATTGACTTCAAGGAAGTGGAAACGAAACTCAAGCAGAGAGAGGGGACCATTATTGATGAAG CTCGTCTGAAGAAGGTGTTTGAATGGCTTGGCTTCGAGGTTAACATCGAGCGTAACTGCAACAAGGAAAAGATTATCTCATCAATACAGGAGCTCAGCACCAGAGATCACAGTCAGATGGACTGCCTGGTGTGCTGCGTGCTCAGCCACGGGGCGCATGAAAGCGTGTACGGCGTGGATGGCCGCACTGTCCAGCTCACTGAGCTCATGCAACCGCTCAATGGGTTGCATTGCCCTTCTTTAAACGGAAAACCCAAACTATTTTTCATCCAGGCCTGCCAGGGCTCCGCCAAGCAAACCCCCGTTTACTTTCAGAGTGACGGCCCAACAGACACCAACTTGTCCTACGATGCCGCACCAGTGAAAAGGTCCATCCCAGCTGACGCGGACTTCCTGCTGGCTGTGGCCTCCATCCCATTGTATGTTTCTTGCAGAAACAAGAAGTTCGGCACTTGGTTTATTCAGTCTTTGTGCAAAAACCTGACCACAATGGTCCCCAG